In Silene latifolia isolate original U9 population chromosome 3, ASM4854445v1, whole genome shotgun sequence, a single window of DNA contains:
- the LOC141649758 gene encoding uncharacterized protein LOC141649758, translated as MDCFAWSHNDMVGIDPSVISHKLSVNPSCTPVQQKRRKFAAERNEVINKEVDSLLAADKIREVSYPEWLSNVVVVPKKNGKWRVCVDFTDLNEACPKDPFPLPHIDAMVDATAGHEVLTFLDAWSGYNQIKMHLQDQEKTTFMSERVTKAAVSAVLVKEQEGVQHPVYYISKSLLPAETRYTSFEKLALALVTASYKLRPYFESHTIHVITNYPLKTIMRKPELSGRMTKWSVHLSGYDLRFEPRTAIKSQALADFVSDFCPATRREAEEGMLAITGNQDGEIWTLYIDGASNARGAGVGLVLRSPKGDIIVQAIRCEFKATNNEAEYEALILGMQMATGLKVRNLRVYSDSLLVVTHVNNEYVARDPKMIAYLKIATERKSKFRTFKITQVPREQNVEADALATLGSTFQPAELSNIPITHVLTPAIQGEPDQKPMKEDVHMQCAQGARTLVSTVGPQDADWRVPYLNWLRDGTLPEDRNEAQSFRIKASRYIMIDNILFRKSLAGPCLRCLGKEEAETVLKDVHSGECGNIIWRTKSVKQNFKTRVFSAHHARDAVNHAKHCESCQKAAQSNPPPMRTNASDYLSMAIYDVGHGHSR; from the exons ATGGACTGCTTCGCCTGGTCCCACAATGATATGGTGGGCATAGACCCATCCGTTATTTCGCATAAATTAAGCGTGAACCCAAGCTGCACCCCGGTACAgcagaagagaagaaaattcgcggCAGAAAGAAATGAGGTCATTAACAAAGAAGTAGACAGTCTCCTGGCAGCAGATAAAATTAGAGAAGTCAGTTACCCTGAGTGGCTCTCTAACGTAGTAGTGGTGCCCAAGAAGAACGGCAAATGGAGGGTGTGCGTAGACTTCACAGATCTAAACGAAGCTTGTCCCAAGGATCCCTTCCCACtgccacatatcgatgcaatggtggacgctactGCAGGACACGAGGTACTCACTTTCCTCGATGCCTGGagtggttacaaccaaatcaagatgcatcTACAAGATCAAGAGAAAACAACATTCATGTCGGAGagag TCACGAAAGCAGCCGTAAGCGCAGTCCTGGTCAAAGAACAGGAAGGAGTGCAGCATCCTGTGTATTACATTAGCAAGTCTCTGCtccctgcagagaccaggtacacttccTTTGAAAAATTAGCATTGGCTTTGGTTACTGCCTCTTATAAACTGCGGCCGTACTTTGAATCTCACACCATCCACGTCATAACCAATTACCCGCTAAAGACTATTATGAGGAAACCTGAACTTTCAGGTAGAATGACTAAGTGGTCAGTACATCTTAGTGGCTATGACTTGCGATTTGAACCCAGAACGGCGATAAAATCCCAAGCCCTAGCAGATTTCGTCTCTGACTTCTGCCCCGCCACCCGTAGGGAGGCAGAAGAAGGAATGCTGGCAATAACAGGGAATCAGGATGGTGAAATCTGGACCTTGTACATTGATGGAGCCTCAAATGCAAGAGGGGCCGGCGTAGGTCTGGTCCTTCGATCTCCTAAAGGAGACATAATAGTGCAAGCCATTAGGTGTgagttcaaggcaaccaacaacgaAGCCGAGTATGAAGCTCTTATACTTGGGATGCAGATGGCGACAGGGCTCAAGGTGAGGAACTTGAGGGTATACAGTGACTCCTTACTTGTGGTAACTCATGTAAACAACGAGTATGTAGCGCGTGATCCAAAGATGATAGCTTACTTGAAAATAGCCACAGAGCGAAAGTCAAAATTCAGAACATTCAAAATAACTCAGGTGCCGCGGGAGCAGAACGTGGAGGCAGACGCTCTGGCCACGTTGGGATCCACCTTCCAGCCCGCAGAACTATCAAACATACCGATTACTCACGTGTTGACCCCAGCCATCCAGGGAGAGCCAGATCAGAAACCAATGAAAGAGGATGTACACATGCAGTGTGCACAAGGAGCCAGGACACTGGTTTCCACAGTAGGACCGCAGGATGCAGATTGGAGGGTTCCATACCTAAATTGGCTAAGGGATGGGACACTCCCCGAAGACAGAAATGAAGCGCAAAGTTTCAGGATAAAAGCTTCCAGATACATCATGATTGATAATATTCTCTTCAGGAAATCATTGGCAGGACCATGCCTCAGGTGCTTAGGCAAAGAGGAAGCTGAAACGGTACTGAAAGATGTGCACAGCGGAGAATGCGGGAATATTATTTGGAGGACGAAGTCTGTCAAACAAAATTTTAAGACAAGGGTATTTTCGGCCCACCATGCGCGTGACGCAGTGAATCATGCTAAACACTGCGAGTCATGTCAAAAGGCGGCTCAAAGCAATCCACCGCCAATGAGAACCAATGCATCCGATTATCTCTCCATGGCCATTTAtgatgtggggcatggacatagtaggtaa